One Nocardioidaceae bacterium SCSIO 66511 genomic window carries:
- a CDS encoding helix-turn-helix transcriptional regulator yields MSAPLRPDMFDGCDHEVPIQVGDKWTAKIITCLRDGPRRFGELVVPLRPITAKVLTESLRRLERDGMIQRAAYDENPPRVEYALTELGRSLFAPLEARCEWNRCYGDAFRAARNGASVSV; encoded by the coding sequence ATGAGTGCTCCGCTTCGACCCGACATGTTCGACGGCTGCGATCACGAGGTGCCGATCCAGGTCGGCGACAAGTGGACGGCGAAGATCATCACCTGCCTGCGTGACGGCCCGCGTCGCTTCGGCGAGCTCGTCGTACCGCTGCGGCCGATCACAGCGAAGGTGCTCACCGAGAGCCTGCGCCGCCTGGAGCGCGACGGCATGATCCAGCGCGCGGCGTACGACGAGAACCCGCCACGCGTCGAGTACGCGCTCACGGAACTCGGCCGGAGCCTGTTCGCGCCGTTGGAGGCGCGCTGCGAGTGGAACCGCTGTTACGGCGATGCGTTCCGCGCGGCGCGGAACGGTGCATCAGTCAGCGTCTGA